From Mytilus edulis chromosome 9, xbMytEdul2.2, whole genome shotgun sequence, the proteins below share one genomic window:
- the LOC139490094 gene encoding putative nuclease HARBI1 — MLFHRHRHKRIDRRVRTVWVRDWIGRRSQFGFYAQLLDELRCEDTVSFKNFLRVDPTMFQEIVNRLTPRLQKKDTWYRKALPVGLKVAITLRYLATGDSYHSLMYLFRVPHNTLSNLVVQVCKAIISEYAEDVINTPTEEAEWLAISQEFSDMWQFHHVLGALDGKHVAIKCPAGGGSKYYNYKGFHSIVLMGLVDANYKFKWVNVGAPGACSDAQIWNQSDLKNHIIDENMHIPKAEPLTNDDKDIPYFIVGDDAFALRSWLMKPFSSRNMTLEERVFNYRLSRSRRVVENAFGILANRFQCLLSTLKQEPNNVVSIILACVCLHNIMRIRYPGDQNILLDREDENHHLLPGAWRDETNLKDIDDVQDRNYPSKAAKQQRLYLKHYYSSPAGKVPWQERMVQ, encoded by the coding sequence ATGTTGTTTCACAGACACAGACATAAACGAATTGATCGCAGAGTGCGCACGGTATGGGTAAGGGATTGGATAGGTAGAAGATCTCAGTTTGGTTTTTATGCACAGCTGTTGGATGAATTGAGATGTGAAGACACCGTTTCTTTCAAAAACTTTTTGAGAGTTGATCCAACCATGTTTCAGGAAATTGTTAATAGATTAACACCAAGGCTACAAAAGAAAGACACGTGGTACCGAAAGGCATTGCCAGTTGGTCTTAAAGTAGCAATAACCCTTCGATATCTAGCCACAGGAGACAGTTATCATTCACTTATGTATTTATTTAGAGTGCCACACAACACGTTATCCAATCTTGTAGTACAAGTCTGTAAAGCAATTATTTCCGAGTATGCTGAAGATGTTATCAACACACCTACGGAAGAAGCTGAATGGCTAGCCATTTCGCAAGAATTTAGTGATATGTGGCAGTTTCATCATGTGCTAGGTGCACTAGATGGGAAACACGTTGCTATCAAATGTCCGGCTGGTGGTGGTTCTAAATACTATAATTATAAAGGATTCCATTCTATAGTTCTAATGGGCTTAGTAGACGCTAATTATAAATTCAAATGGGTTAACGTTGGCGCACCAGGTGCTTGCTCTGATGCACAAATTTGGAATCAGTCAgacttaaaaaatcatataattgATGAGAATATGCACATACCAAAAGCAGAGCCTCTTACGAATGATGACAAAGACATTCCGTACTTCATCGTTGGTGACGACGCGTTCGCCCTCAGAAGTTGGCTAATGAAGCCCTTTTCTAGCAGGAACATGACCCTTGAAGAGAGAGTTTTTAACTACAGGCTATCGCGATCACGAAGAGTTGTTGAAAACGCATTTGGGATACTTGCAAATCGATTTCAATGCTTACTTTCAACTTTAAAGCAAGAGCCTAACAATGTCGTATCCATTATTCTGGCCTGTGTTTGTCTGCACAATATAATGAGGATAAGATATCCAGGTGATCAGAACATTTTGTTAGACAGAGAAGACGAGAACCACCATCTTTTACCTGGAGCTTGGCGAGACGAAACAAACCTGAAGGACATTGATGATGTGCAAGATCGCAACTATCCTAGCAAGGCAGCAAAACAACAAAGACTGTATCTTAAACACTATTATTCGTCACCTGCAGGAAAAGTTCCATGGCAAGAACGAATGGTTCAATAA